One stretch of Pseudomonas sp. NC02 DNA includes these proteins:
- a CDS encoding DNA-binding domain-containing protein, with product MRLIDWQLAFERHLLAESSTASNSFSATLIGGPTLDVETGLAIYHNAYHARLQEVLRDDFSAVWYWLGDEEFAALGSAYICRYPSAHYSLRWFGERFPGFIVEHYGEQGLAPAELARLEWAFTLAFDAPQGEPLALQDMATLPPEDWPGLQVQFVPSVQQVLCDFNSLGIWRASKGEWDFPGSEALPLAQVCLVWRHQNVCQYRSVEPAQASALTGMVANGWSFSELCAELAVTYQEGAPLQAVTWLKQWVQEGLLQRRAP from the coding sequence ATGCGCCTGATCGATTGGCAATTGGCCTTTGAGCGGCATTTGCTGGCCGAGTCTTCCACTGCCAGCAACAGCTTCAGCGCCACCTTGATCGGCGGCCCGACCCTGGATGTCGAGACGGGCCTGGCGATTTACCACAACGCCTATCACGCCCGGTTGCAGGAAGTGCTGCGCGATGACTTCAGCGCCGTCTGGTATTGGCTGGGGGACGAGGAGTTTGCAGCGTTGGGTTCGGCCTATATCTGCCGTTATCCCTCGGCCCATTACAGCCTGCGCTGGTTTGGCGAGCGGTTCCCCGGGTTTATCGTTGAGCATTATGGCGAGCAAGGTTTGGCGCCTGCCGAGCTGGCGCGGCTCGAATGGGCATTCACCCTGGCCTTTGATGCACCGCAGGGCGAGCCGTTGGCCCTGCAAGACATGGCAACGCTGCCGCCCGAAGACTGGCCAGGGCTGCAGGTGCAGTTCGTGCCCTCGGTGCAGCAGGTGCTGTGTGATTTCAACAGCCTGGGCATCTGGCGTGCGAGCAAGGGCGAGTGGGACTTTCCCGGCAGCGAAGCCCTGCCATTGGCGCAGGTGTGCCTGGTCTGGCGCCATCAGAATGTCTGCCAATACCGCAGCGTTGAACCGGCGCAAGCCAGCGCGCTGACAGGCATGGTCGCCAACGGTTGGAGTTTTTCCGAACTGTGTGCCGAGTTGGCAGTCACTTACCAGGAGGGCGCGCCATTGCAAGCGGTTACCTGGCTGAAACAGTGGGTCCAGGAGGGTTTGCTCCAGCGGCGGGCACCATAG
- a CDS encoding DUF692 domain-containing protein, with product MSASLPSLGYGLGLRSEYYQQILEQSPAVDWFEVISENYLVQGGKALYYLDAIAERYPLVMHGVSLSIGGPHALDTDYLKQLKQLSERIRPAWISDHLCWSRGNAHQLHDLLPLPYTEESLYHVAARVRQVQDVLQRPFVLENVSSYVRSKADEFTEWEFLNALTHLTGCQLLLDVNNVYVSSRNHGFDAWEFIRNLPPESIRQLHLAGHMDYGDYVIDTHDHPVCDPVWALYQRTLEHLGPVSTLLERDDHFPPFQELLDELNKARELGASALDRRALCA from the coding sequence ATGTCCGCTTCCCTTCCGAGTCTGGGTTACGGCCTGGGTCTACGCAGCGAGTACTACCAGCAGATCCTTGAACAATCGCCGGCCGTGGATTGGTTCGAAGTGATCTCCGAGAATTATCTGGTGCAGGGCGGCAAGGCCTTGTACTACCTGGATGCGATAGCCGAGCGTTATCCCCTGGTGATGCATGGCGTGTCCCTGTCTATCGGCGGGCCCCATGCCCTCGATACCGATTACCTGAAACAACTCAAGCAGCTCTCCGAGCGCATCCGGCCGGCGTGGATTTCCGATCACCTGTGCTGGAGCCGTGGCAACGCGCACCAGTTGCATGACTTGCTGCCGCTGCCCTACACCGAAGAAAGCCTGTACCACGTCGCCGCTCGCGTACGGCAGGTGCAGGATGTGTTGCAGCGCCCGTTCGTGCTGGAAAACGTCTCCAGCTACGTGCGCTCCAAGGCGGATGAGTTTACCGAATGGGAATTTCTCAACGCCCTGACCCATCTCACCGGCTGCCAGTTGCTGCTGGACGTGAATAACGTCTACGTCAGCTCGCGCAATCACGGGTTCGACGCCTGGGAATTTATCCGCAACCTGCCGCCCGAAAGCATCCGCCAACTGCACCTGGCCGGGCATATGGATTACGGCGACTACGTGATCGACACCCATGACCATCCGGTATGCGATCCGGTGTGGGCGCTGTACCAGCGGACCCTGGAGCACCTTGGGCCAGTCTCGACCTTGCTCGAACGCGATGACCATTTCCCGCCTTTCCAGGAGCTGCTCGACGAGTTGAACAAGGCCCGCGAACTGGGCGCGAGCGCGCTGGACAGGAGAGCGTTATGCGCCTGA
- a CDS encoding cation-translocating P-type ATPase: MTAHAAPMLSSAEQRSAARQLTLAMLALGLLSLGLVWRWLAPDQTGVSQLLLGVASLLVAVPVMRSAWYSLRYPSLHGITDQLIALAMLGAWATGDLLTAALLPIIMIFGHVLEERSVIGSQEAIHALGKLTRSHARLVQADGTILEVDNGILKTGDIVEVRAGDRVPADGVVLSGQASLDTAPITGESVPLEASVGVQVFGGAINLDGLLRLEVTRTGNESTLGKVIALMQSAERSKPPITRLLERYAGSYMVLVLLLAAVTWFVTNDAQAMLAVLVAACPCALVLSAPATAIAGIAVAARHGILIRSSAFLEELADLTSLVVDKTGTLTFGTLRLQSIDTREPDRQALLNLAASLGSASSHPVSRALAGLATQEHMLVLSDIRERQGLGVVAQTGQGEAALGRPELFEQLGITTTAVPNHDGPIAGLALNGQFLAWLLLADSVKPEARQAMKELRELGLGRQLLLTGDRQSVADSLALEVGISDVEAQALPEDKLNRVLGEIGSGFRPMVVGDGINDSLALKAGVVGVAMGAGGADIALASADVVLIGSDLRRLGTCVRLSRQCRHTLQVNVIIGLGWTLAIVVFAAFGWLGAAGAMIAAVLHNLSTLLVLGNAGRLLRFQEPLLKLEE; this comes from the coding sequence ATGACCGCCCACGCAGCCCCGATGCTCTCGTCGGCCGAACAACGCAGCGCCGCCCGGCAACTGACCCTGGCGATGCTCGCCCTGGGCCTGCTCAGCCTGGGCCTGGTATGGCGCTGGCTGGCGCCGGACCAGACCGGCGTGAGCCAACTGCTGTTGGGCGTCGCCTCATTGCTGGTGGCCGTGCCCGTGATGCGCTCGGCCTGGTACAGCCTGCGGTATCCAAGTTTGCATGGCATCACCGACCAACTCATTGCGCTGGCGATGCTCGGCGCCTGGGCTACCGGTGACCTGCTGACCGCCGCGCTGCTGCCGATCATCATGATCTTCGGCCATGTGCTGGAAGAGCGCAGCGTCATCGGCTCCCAGGAAGCGATTCATGCCCTGGGCAAGCTGACCCGTAGCCACGCACGGTTGGTGCAGGCGGACGGGACGATCCTGGAAGTGGACAACGGCATCCTGAAGACCGGCGATATCGTCGAAGTGCGTGCCGGTGACCGCGTGCCCGCCGACGGCGTGGTGCTGTCGGGCCAGGCCAGCCTCGACACCGCGCCGATTACCGGTGAATCAGTGCCGCTGGAAGCGAGTGTCGGCGTGCAGGTCTTTGGTGGCGCGATCAACCTCGACGGTTTGCTGCGCCTGGAAGTGACCCGCACCGGCAATGAGTCGACGCTGGGCAAAGTCATCGCCCTGATGCAGAGCGCCGAACGTTCGAAGCCGCCGATCACCCGATTGCTGGAGCGCTACGCCGGCAGCTACATGGTGCTGGTGCTGTTGCTGGCGGCGGTCACCTGGTTTGTCACCAATGACGCCCAGGCGATGCTCGCGGTGCTGGTGGCGGCGTGCCCGTGTGCTTTGGTGTTGTCGGCGCCGGCCACGGCGATTGCGGGCATTGCGGTGGCGGCGCGTCACGGCATTCTGATTCGCAGCTCGGCGTTTCTCGAAGAGCTGGCGGACCTGACGTCCCTGGTGGTCGACAAGACCGGCACCCTGACGTTTGGCACCCTGCGTTTGCAGTCCATCGACACCCGCGAGCCGGATCGGCAAGCACTGCTCAATCTGGCGGCCAGCCTCGGCTCGGCCAGCAGCCACCCGGTCAGCCGGGCGTTGGCGGGGCTGGCGACTCAGGAACACATGCTGGTGTTGTCGGATATTCGCGAGCGGCAGGGCCTCGGTGTGGTCGCCCAGACCGGGCAGGGCGAAGCCGCCCTCGGCCGGCCGGAATTGTTTGAGCAACTGGGCATCACGACCACGGCGGTCCCCAATCACGACGGCCCGATTGCCGGGCTTGCGTTGAACGGGCAGTTCCTTGCCTGGCTGTTGCTGGCGGACAGCGTGAAACCTGAAGCGCGCCAGGCGATGAAAGAGCTGCGTGAATTGGGCCTGGGGCGCCAACTGCTGCTGACCGGCGACCGCCAGAGCGTGGCCGACAGCCTGGCGTTGGAAGTGGGCATCAGCGACGTCGAAGCCCAGGCGTTGCCGGAGGACAAACTCAATCGCGTGCTGGGGGAAATCGGCAGCGGTTTCCGGCCGATGGTGGTGGGCGACGGGATCAACGATTCCCTGGCGCTCAAGGCCGGCGTGGTCGGTGTGGCGATGGGCGCGGGCGGGGCGGATATCGCGCTGGCGTCGGCGGACGTGGTGCTGATCGGCAGCGACCTGCGGCGCCTGGGCACGTGCGTACGCTTGAGCCGCCAGTGCCGGCACACGCTGCAGGTCAACGTGATCATCGGCCTGGGCTGGACGCTGGCGATCGTGGTGTTCGCCGCATTTGGCTGGCTGGGCGCGGCGGGCGCGATGATTGCGGCGGTGCTGCACAACCTCAGTACGCTGCTGGTGCTGGGGAATGCGGGGCGCTTGTTGCGGTTCCAGGAGCCGTTATTGAAACTCGAGGAATAA